Within Myceligenerans xiligouense, the genomic segment ACCAGCTCCCGTACGGGCGCGACGACGGACCGGGCATCGCCACCGGCCGCACCAGGCCGCCGTACCCCGACGTGTCACCCGAGTCGTGCGCGCCGAACATGCCGTGCCGCACCTCGACGACCTCGAGGGGCAGGGCGACGCGCTCCAAATCGCTCGGGTCGCCTCCCGCACCGGAACCGGGCAGGCCCGTGTCCTGAGCCGCCTTGTCCTGCAAGGCCCTGCCCTGCGCCGCCTTGTCCGGCGTCGCCTTGTCCGGGGTGACCTTGTCCGGGGTGGCCTCGTCCTTCTCGTCGCTCACCGCAGCAGCCCCTTCTGCTCGAAGGTGGGCGTCGCCTCCATGGCGGCCGCCTCGGCCGCCCGCGCCGCCTCTTCGCGGTTCACGCCCAGCGGGGCGTTCTGCACCTGGTGGTGCAGCGCGAGGATCGCGTTGATCAGCATCTCCGGCCGCGGCGGACAGCCGGGCAGGTAGATGTCGACCGGGATCACGTGATCCACGCCCTGCACGATCGCGTAGTTGTTGAACATGCCGCCCGACGACGCGCACACGCCCATGGAGAGCACCCACTTGGGCTCACTCATCTGGTCGTAGACCTGCCGCACCACCGGCGCCATCTTCTGGCTGACGCGCCCGGCCACGATCATCAGGTCCGCCTGGCGCGGCGACGCGCGGAAGACCTCCATGCCGAACCGCGACAGGTCGTAGCGCGGCGCTCCCGCGGCCATCATCTCGATGGCGCAGCAGGCCAGGCCGAACGTCACCGGCCACATCGACGCCTTGCGCATGTAGCCGGCGAAGTCCTCGATCGTCGTCAGGAGGAATCCTGACGGCGCTTCCTCGACACCCATGTCTCCTCCTTCTCAGACCCAGTCGAACCCGCCGCGGCGCCACTCGTAGACGAACGGGACGGTGATGAGCGCCAGGAAGGCGAACATCGCGACCAGTCCGAACGTGGCGAGGGTGGTGAAGTCGACCGCCCACGGGTAGAGGAAGACCACCTCGATGTCGAAGACGATGAACGTCATCGCCACCAGGTAGTACTTGATCGGCAGGCGGCCGCCGCCCAGCGCGTTCGGCGTGGGCTCGATGCCGCACTCGTACGCGTCGAGCTTGGCACGGTTGTAGCGTTTCGGGCCGATGACCGCGCTCGCCGCGACGCCGCCCAGCGCGAGTACCGCCCCGATCCCCATGAGGATCAGGATGGGGAGATAGGGATTCATGCCGTTCCCCTCTGGAGTTCGTTCACGAGCTTGGTACCACCTTCGTCATGCCGGCGATGGTGCGGTCGATCCAGTCGCCGCCGCTCGGCTCGTAGCAGTCGGACAGGAGCTTGAGGACGAACTGCATCACGACCTTGCGCGGCAGCCCGTACTTCACGCAGGCCCGCATGACCTGCGGGTGCTCGATGAGCCGCACGAACCAGCGGCCCAGGGTGTAGTAGCCGCCGAGGTCCGCGCGCATCCGGTCGGCGTAGGTGGCCAGGGCCGCCTCGCGCGCCGCGTCGGTGGACTTGTGGCGGGCGGCGGCGATGGCCTCGGCGGCGACCCGCCCGGCCTGGAGGCCGTAGGCGATGCCCTCGCCGTTGAACGGGGACACCATCCCCGCGGCGTCGCCGGCCAGCAGCAGGCCGTCGGCGTACAGCGGGCCGCGGTTGAAGCCCATGGGCAGCGCGGCGCCGCGGACCTTGCCGGTGGCGGCCTCGGGGCTCAGCTCCCAGCCCTCCGGGGCGGAGTGGGTGAGCCACGTGTCCTGGAGGCGGCGGTAGTCGATCCCCGCGCGGGACTGCCGGGCCGGTGTGCTGTGCACGCTGCCCAGGCCGACGTTCGCGGTACCGTCGCCGAGCGGGAACACCCAGCCGTAACCGGGCAGCAGGTCCGAACGGCCGGGCTCGCCGGACCACAGTTCGAGGTGGGACTCCATGAACGGGTCGGCGTGCCGGGGCGTCGTGTAGTAGGCGCGCACCGCGGTTCCCATGGGCCGGTCGTCGCGGCGCATCCGCCCGACACCGGTCGCCAGGCGCGAGCTCACGCCGTCGGACGCGACGACGACGGGCGCGCTGAACGTCCGCTCCGGCCCGTCCGCGCGGCCCCGGCCGTCCAGCGGCTGCGTGGTGACGCCGGTGATCCGGCCGGTGCGCTCGTCGGTGACGGCGCCGGTGACCTTGGTGCTGGTGAGGAGCTTGGCGCCGCTCGCCTGCGCGTGCTGGGCGAGCGTCTGGTCCAGCGTCATCCGGGAGCGGGCCATGCCGTAGCCGGGGTACGCCGTGAGGTCGGGCCAGTCGAGTTCCCAGGAGCGGCCCGTGGCGTGCACGCGGAGGCCGCGGTTGCGGATCCAGCCGTCGCGCTCGTCGGTGTCGACGCCCATGCGCACCAGTTCCGAGACCGCGCGGGGCGTGAGGCCGTCGCCACAGATCTTGTCGCGGGGGAACTCGGCCTTCTCGAGCAGGAGCACGTCGAGGCCCGCGGACGCGCACCAGTGCGCGGTGGACGAGCCGGCCGGGCCGGCGCCCACCACGATGACATCAGCGTCGTCGTTCCGGCGCTTCACGTGCTCACCCCCGATTGTGAACTCGCTGCTGGGTGTCTTGACGGGTCCTTGTGAACCCTGTCACAACACCGCCACCCTAGCCACACGAGCCGGACATTGGGTAGCAAGGCGAACCTAACTTCGAGGGAAGCTCCGCGCCACGCGCCGTCGCCTCCCCACCCCCGACGGACGCGATCAGCCCGCCGACCACGCCATTGCGCTCGATGGGAACGTTCCCACCAGGCGCAATGGCGTGGTCGAGCGCAATGGCGTGGTCGCGGGCTCGGCAGGGCCGGGTCAGCCCGGCCCGGATCCGCCCGGCCGTGTTGGGGGCGTGGTTGGTGAGGTGTCAGGCCGGGCGGGTGCCTCGGTGGAGGGCGACCACGCCGCCGCTCGCGTTGCGGTACTGGACCGGTTTCCAGCCGGCGTCGAGCATCAGGCGGGCCAGGGCCACCTGGTCGGGCCAGGAGCGGATCGACTCCGCGAGGTAGTCGTAGGAGCCGCGGTCGCGCGTGACCGCGCCGGCGACCACGGGGAGCGCCCGCATCAGGTACTCCTGGTACACCATGCGGAAGGGCATCCACGTCGGCGTGGAGAACTCGCAGATCACCACGCGCCCGCCGGGCCGTGTCACGCGCAGCATCTCGCGCAGTGCCGCCGACGTGTCGACCACGTTGCGCAGGCCGAAACTGATCGTCACCACGTCGAAGGACTCGTCCGCGAACGGCAGCCGTGTCGCGTCACCAGCCACGAAGGGCAGGTCCGGGCGCCGTTCCTTGCCCACCCGCAGCATGCCGAGGCTGAAGTCCGACGGGACCACGAGCGCGCCGTCGTCGTCGAACGGCTCGCTGGAGGCACCCGTACCGGCGGCGAGGTCGAGCACCTTCTCACCGGGTGCCGCGCTCACCGCCTCCCGCACCAGCTTGCGCCAGCGCCGGTCCTGCCCCAGGGAGATCAGGTCGTTGGTGAGGTCGTAGCGCTTGGCGATGCCGTCGAACATCGACGCGACCTCGGCGGGCTGCTTCTCCAGGCTGGCGCGGGACATGGGGTCATCGTCCCACGTCCGGGACCGACGCCGGGAGTCAGTCCTCGCCGAGGGCGAATCGCATCGGCTCCAGCTTGGCCTCCGACTCGGCCAGTTCCGCGACCGGGTCCGACGCCGCCACGATCCCGCAGCCGGCGAAGAGCCGCACATGACGCGGGTCGCGCTCGGAGATCTCGGCCGAGCGCAGCGCGATACCCCACTCGCCGTCGCCGTCGGCCCCGACCCAGCCCACCGGCCCCGCGTACCGTGCCCGGTCCATCCCCTCGATCTCGCGGATCAGGGACCGCGCGGCCACGGTGGGCGTGCCGCACACCGCCGCGCTCGGGTGCAGGGCGGCGGCCAGCGAGAGGGACGACGGCGGTCGCGGCCCCGCCGACGGGTCGAGCACCGCCGTGACATCGGTGGCCAGGTGCATGACGTTCGGCAGGTGCAGCACGAACGGTCCGTCGGGGATGTTCATCGACGAGCAGAACGGCTCGAGGGCGGCTGCCACGGAGCGCGCCGCGTACTCGTGCTCTTCCAGATCCTTCGACGAACCGGCCAGTCGCGCGGTGAGGACGTCGGACGCCTCGGGATCCGGGCCCTCCGTGCGCGGGATGGTGCCCGCCAGCACGCGGGACGTGACGAGCCCCTTCTCGCTGCGCACCAGCAGCTCCGGGGTCGCACCGACCAGTCCGTCCACGCTGAACGTCCAGCACGCGTCGTACGCCCGGGACAGGCGCCGGAGCAGATGGCGCGGGTCCACGGGACGCTCGGCGGTGGCGACGACGTCGCGCGCCAGCACCACCTTGGCGAGCTCGCGCTCCTTGATCCGGGAGACACCCTCCGCGACGACGGCCTTCCAGTCCTCCGCGCCGACGGACCCGTCGGCGTAGGCCACCCGGCCCGGCGCGGTGACCGGGGTGTGCGGGTAGGCGTCGGGCAGCAGCTCCGGAGCCGGCGCGGCGCGGTCGCCCACCAGCTCGATCGTCGTCGTCCAGCACACCGCGCCCCGACGGCCGACCACGACCCGCGGCACGATGAGCGCCCCGCTCGCGCGGGTGGGGTCCTCGGCCTCGTCGCCCGGGACGACGTCGTCGAACGCGAACGACCCGAAGGCGATCGGGCCGGTGCCGGGCAGGCCGACGCCGTCGTGCACGGACGCGCCGACGAGGACCTGGTGCCAGGCGTGCTCCGCGTCGGCGAACCGGCCGGGGCCGAACGTCTCGAACCGCAGCGCCTCGCCCCAGCCGACGACGCCGTCACCGTGCCTCACCCAGGCCAGCGGGCGGACGTCGGGCAGCAGGTCGACGAGCGCCGTGAGGTCCTGGGGCAGCTCGTCGATGCGAGAGGTGCGGACCACGAGGCGCGGCGGCGCGAGCGGGGGTGCGGTGACGGTCATCGCTCCCAGAATATGTCGGTTCGACGCCGCTCCCCCCTCCCTGCAGCGCACGTCACACTCCCGCCCACACCCCCACCCGCACGATTCTCAGGGGTCGCCGGCCTGCGGGCCCTCGCCGATCGGGTGCAGCGGGTCGCCCCAGACCTGCTCGCGGAAGCCGGACCAGACCTGGACGTCCGAGGTGGCGCCCAGGAAGTCGAGCTGCGCACCCGACAGGGCCAGCAGCCAGGCGATGATCGACTCCGGCGGCTCGTCGGAGATGTCCTCGAAGTCGGGGCAGCCGAGGTTGATCCCCGAGATGTACATCGTCGCGTTGCCGTCCATGGAGACGTAGCCCGCGCTCGTGTCCGTCCCGGCCTCGACCGCCGCACCCTGGGCGTCGGTGTCGTACGCGTAGGTCTTGAGCCAGAAGCCCGGGACCTTCACGTGGTCGGCGACGATCCGCAGCGCGTCGCGCCGTTCGGCCTCGTGCGTCACGGGAACCGAGACGAGCGCGACGGACCGGATCCCGCTGATCTCGAGGTCCTTCGTGCGCAGGTCCCCCGGCAGCGAGAACGTGTTCCTGTTGTCCTCGCCCGCCGAGATCATCGGGAGGGTGACGTTCTGCTTCTCGCCGTCGCAGACGTAGCCGATCGACAGCCCTCGCTCGGACCCGTCGGTGGAGAAGATCTCGGCAGCCGCCTCGTCCGCTCCATCGGCGGACCCGCCGTCCTCGCCCGAGCCCTTGCCCTCCGGGTCGCCCCCCGCACCCCCGGTGACGTCGTCGATCACGTCACCGACGCCGTCGGTCACGTCGTCCACCACGCCGCCGGCGTCGGAGGAACTCGGGGAGGGCGACGCCGAGGGGGACGCGGACGGGCCCGCGTCGCCGTCCTCGTCGTCGCAGGTGATGATCGGGATCCAGTCGATCGGGTCCCAGCAGTCGTCGTCGGCCGTGCGGAGCGCCGCGGGCTGGATCCCGCCCAGCACCAGAGCGCCGGCCAGGACGACCGCCGCGGATCTGGTGGGCAGCGTGGGACCGCCCGAGGGGTCTGCGTCGGACACCTCGAACGCGCCGGTGCCGGTGCCGGCCGGCCCGGGCTCGGCCGGACGGCCTTCCGCGGCCGCCCGGTCCGACGGCGACCACGAGACGACGACGACGCCACCGATCGCGCCGAGCAGGAAGCCGACGATCCAGCCTCCCAGGTTCACGCCGGACAGCGTGTAGACCGAGATGGCGAGGATGAGTACCCCGTAGAAGATCCGGTGGACGGGCTGCACCATGGACAGCACGCCCAGGAGAATCAGGGCCAGGGGGAGGATGGTCGCCTGGAAGCCTTCGATGCCGACCGCGAGCTGCATGTTCGGCACGCCCTCGGCACCCACCAGGTCGGCGAGCGCGCCCACGTCGATCGGGCCGGAGAGCAGGAGCTCCAGTCCGGCCAGGATCACGAGCACGCACCCGACGAACGGACGCTCCTTGCGCCACGGGCCGAATGCCCGCCGCGCGGCGTCCAGCCGCCCCCGGAGTGCGGGGCGGCCGCCGCCGGCTCGACCATCCTTCCGGTTCAGAAGCACTCCTCGCCGTTCGTGAGCTGGAGCTTCAGGTCCGTCAGCTTGAAGACCGCGGCCTGGGTGCTCCACGAGACCTGCTGGAGTCCGTCGATGTCGATCGCGTCGGAGTCCATGGCGAAGTCACCCTTGTGGCCCTTGTCGGCGGTGTTGACCGTGGACGCGTCCACGCCGATGCGGATGTTGGTGAACGTCGCGGTGCCGGCCAGGTCGGTCATGCCGATCTGGAGGTCCGTCGCCTCGGCGGGCTTCTTGCCGGTGCCGGCCGTGATCTTGAGGCCGACCTTGCCGAGCTTCGTGTCCTGGACCATGGTCTGGCACAGGTTGTGGAGCTTCGCGTCCTTGATGTTCGCGATGGCGGCGGGGTGCGGCCGGCCGTCGGCGTCGACGGCCTGACCCGCGTACTGCGAGAATCCGGTGCCGTCGAGCCGGTCGGCGGCGATCTTGAACGGTGTGCCTGAGATCGCGAACGAGACCGGGACCGCACCCTGGGCCACGCCGCCGAGAAGCAGGCTGGCGGCCGCGGCCACCGGGATCGCGGCGAGCGCCACGCGCCCCTTGCGCGACTTCGTCAGGTTGCTGAGCTTCATGTGATTCCCCTTTGAACACAGAGAGAGGCGACTCCTTCGTCGTCGAGCGTGACCGTAGCCGACTACTGAGTTCGAGTCAATTGTCCTGACGGGGCGATCGGAGCGCCCGACGCCGGGCGGCGCGACGGTCTTGTGGTGGACACGTGGCCGGCTGTGCGGTGGACCTGCGCCGACCGCATTCCGAGCCGCTTGGCGGAGGTACGCCGGGCCGCGTGGCGGCCGCACGGCGGAGGCACGGACACCGGACGATTCACCCAGGCGACGCACAGGTTGGTAGATATGCTCGCAACATGGCAACCAGCCGCAGAACCCGACTCCGCCCGGAGGAACGCCGGGACCAGCTCGTGGCCCTCGGCGTGGCCACCCTGGCCGATCGACCGCTCTCCGAGGTCACGGTCGAGGAGATCGCCGCCGAGGCCGAGGTCTCGACGGGCCTCGTCTACTACTACTTCGGCTCGAAGAACGGGCTGCACCACGAGATCGTGCTGCGGGCCCGGGACTCGATGCTGCACGCGAGCGATCCCCGGCCGGAGCTTCCGCCGCTGGATCGCCTGCACGACACCCTCGAACGGCTCGTGACCTACGTCCGCGAGCACGGACCCACGTTCTACTCGCTCGTGCGTGGCGCGGCGAGCGGCGACGAGGAGGTGCGCGAGCTCATCGAGAGCGCGCGGCGCGAGCAGACCGAGCGCGTGGTCACCGCCGTCACGGAGATGGGCGTCGAGGACACCCCGATGCTGCGCATGGCTCTGCGCTCCTGGGTGGCGCTGGCCGAGCAGGCGCTGGTCGACGGCGGCCTCAACACCGACATCCCGGCCGCGGATCTCATCGCCTACCTGGAGAGCAGCATGTTCGGTGCGGTGAGCGCGACGGGTGCGCAGCTCGACGCGGGCCCGCTGACGGCCTCGACGTGACGGCTCCGGCCTCGACGTGACGGTTCGGCCCGGTCAGAGCACCTTCGCCATCAGCAGGCAGGGGTTCTCGGCCCACATGTCGGGGAACTCCTCGACGGGAAGGAAGCCGACCGCCTCGTAGAAGGCCCGGGTCCGGTCGTAGCCCGGGTCCGGGCGGGAGGGCCCGAAGGTCTTGACCGTGAGCAGGCGGACGCCCCGCGCGCGCATGTCGTCCTCGGCACGCCGCAGGAGGGCCCGCCCGATCCCCGTCCGGTGATGCTCGCGCCGCACCGCGAGCAGGTGGACCTCGGCCGTGCTGTCGTAGCGCGGGTCCAGAAGCAGGATGCCCGTCACGTCGGCGACGGGTACCCGGGATCCGTCGAGGGAGCCCT encodes:
- a CDS encoding NuoB/complex I 20 kDa subunit family protein — translated: MGVEEAPSGFLLTTIEDFAGYMRKASMWPVTFGLACCAIEMMAAGAPRYDLSRFGMEVFRASPRQADLMIVAGRVSQKMAPVVRQVYDQMSEPKWVLSMGVCASSGGMFNNYAIVQGVDHVIPVDIYLPGCPPRPEMLINAILALHHQVQNAPLGVNREEAARAAEAAAMEATPTFEQKGLLR
- a CDS encoding NADH-quinone oxidoreductase subunit A, which codes for MNPYLPILILMGIGAVLALGGVAASAVIGPKRYNRAKLDAYECGIEPTPNALGGGRLPIKYYLVAMTFIVFDIEVVFLYPWAVDFTTLATFGLVAMFAFLALITVPFVYEWRRGGFDWV
- a CDS encoding geranylgeranyl reductase family protein; translation: MKRRNDDADVIVVGAGPAGSSTAHWCASAGLDVLLLEKAEFPRDKICGDGLTPRAVSELVRMGVDTDERDGWIRNRGLRVHATGRSWELDWPDLTAYPGYGMARSRMTLDQTLAQHAQASGAKLLTSTKVTGAVTDERTGRITGVTTQPLDGRGRADGPERTFSAPVVVASDGVSSRLATGVGRMRRDDRPMGTAVRAYYTTPRHADPFMESHLELWSGEPGRSDLLPGYGWVFPLGDGTANVGLGSVHSTPARQSRAGIDYRRLQDTWLTHSAPEGWELSPEAATGKVRGAALPMGFNRGPLYADGLLLAGDAAGMVSPFNGEGIAYGLQAGRVAAEAIAAARHKSTDAAREAALATYADRMRADLGGYYTLGRWFVRLIEHPQVMRACVKYGLPRKVVMQFVLKLLSDCYEPSGGDWIDRTIAGMTKVVPSS
- a CDS encoding demethylmenaquinone methyltransferase, with protein sequence MSRASLEKQPAEVASMFDGIAKRYDLTNDLISLGQDRRWRKLVREAVSAAPGEKVLDLAAGTGASSEPFDDDGALVVPSDFSLGMLRVGKERRPDLPFVAGDATRLPFADESFDVVTISFGLRNVVDTSAALREMLRVTRPGGRVVICEFSTPTWMPFRMVYQEYLMRALPVVAGAVTRDRGSYDYLAESIRSWPDQVALARLMLDAGWKPVQYRNASGGVVALHRGTRPA
- a CDS encoding isochorismate synthase; the protein is MTVTAPPLAPPRLVVRTSRIDELPQDLTALVDLLPDVRPLAWVRHGDGVVGWGEALRFETFGPGRFADAEHAWHQVLVGASVHDGVGLPGTGPIAFGSFAFDDVVPGDEAEDPTRASGALIVPRVVVGRRGAVCWTTTIELVGDRAAPAPELLPDAYPHTPVTAPGRVAYADGSVGAEDWKAVVAEGVSRIKERELAKVVLARDVVATAERPVDPRHLLRRLSRAYDACWTFSVDGLVGATPELLVRSEKGLVTSRVLAGTIPRTEGPDPEASDVLTARLAGSSKDLEEHEYAARSVAAALEPFCSSMNIPDGPFVLHLPNVMHLATDVTAVLDPSAGPRPPSSLSLAAALHPSAAVCGTPTVAARSLIREIEGMDRARYAGPVGWVGADGDGEWGIALRSAEISERDPRHVRLFAGCGIVAASDPVAELAESEAKLEPMRFALGED
- a CDS encoding DUF6114 domain-containing protein, producing MLLNRKDGRAGGGRPALRGRLDAARRAFGPWRKERPFVGCVLVILAGLELLLSGPIDVGALADLVGAEGVPNMQLAVGIEGFQATILPLALILLGVLSMVQPVHRIFYGVLILAISVYTLSGVNLGGWIVGFLLGAIGGVVVVSWSPSDRAAAEGRPAEPGPAGTGTGAFEVSDADPSGGPTLPTRSAAVVLAGALVLGGIQPAALRTADDDCWDPIDWIPIITCDDEDGDAGPSASPSASPSPSSSDAGGVVDDVTDGVGDVIDDVTGGAGGDPEGKGSGEDGGSADGADEAAAEIFSTDGSERGLSIGYVCDGEKQNVTLPMISAGEDNRNTFSLPGDLRTKDLEISGIRSVALVSVPVTHEAERRDALRIVADHVKVPGFWLKTYAYDTDAQGAAVEAGTDTSAGYVSMDGNATMYISGINLGCPDFEDISDEPPESIIAWLLALSGAQLDFLGATSDVQVWSGFREQVWGDPLHPIGEGPQAGDP
- a CDS encoding DUF6230 family protein → MKLSNLTKSRKGRVALAAIPVAAAASLLLGGVAQGAVPVSFAISGTPFKIAADRLDGTGFSQYAGQAVDADGRPHPAAIANIKDAKLHNLCQTMVQDTKLGKVGLKITAGTGKKPAEATDLQIGMTDLAGTATFTNIRIGVDASTVNTADKGHKGDFAMDSDAIDIDGLQQVSWSTQAAVFKLTDLKLQLTNGEECF
- a CDS encoding TetR/AcrR family transcriptional regulator, producing MATSRRTRLRPEERRDQLVALGVATLADRPLSEVTVEEIAAEAEVSTGLVYYYFGSKNGLHHEIVLRARDSMLHASDPRPELPPLDRLHDTLERLVTYVREHGPTFYSLVRGAASGDEEVRELIESARREQTERVVTAVTEMGVEDTPMLRMALRSWVALAEQALVDGGLNTDIPAADLIAYLESSMFGAVSATGAQLDAGPLTAST
- a CDS encoding GNAT family N-acetyltransferase codes for the protein MSAPLGGDGVGPGALDDDVGLSSLGGGPLGGGALRSGVLDEGALGSGPLGGSALGEGSLDGSRVPVADVTGILLLDPRYDSTAEVHLLAVRREHHRTGIGRALLRRAEDDMRARGVRLLTVKTFGPSRPDPGYDRTRAFYEAVGFLPVEEFPDMWAENPCLLMAKVL